The genomic DNA GGCGTGCATGATACGGCTGTCGTAACCCTGACCATCCTTGAATTCAAAACCCCACTTGCCGTCATTTGCCTGGGTCAGCGCGGCCGAGACTTCACGGAACTTGTCCATGTCCCACTCGCCCTTATTGGCCAGTGTCAGCGGATCTTCCAATCCGGCCGCATCGAACATGTCCTTGTTGTAAAACATCATGAAGGGCGAGGTTGAGAAAGGCACGCCGTAAATGGCTTCGCCTTGCTTCCACAATTCCATGGCAGGCGCGGAAAAATCCGCCAGATCATAGCCATCGGCATTTTTCAGCACGTCAGTCAGTTCTTCAAGAACACCGGCCTCAACGAAGGCCGGCATGGAGTTTTCGAACATCCAGCCCAGATCCGGCGGCGTTCCGCCAGCCAACTGGAATGTCAGTTTCTGGATATAATCGCCAGCGGGAATGGTCTCAAACTTGACCGTCACGCCCGGATGGGTTTCCTGAAAACTCGTGCCAATGCTGTTCAGCATATTGAGATGGGCGTCATTGCCCGTCCACACTGTAAAGCGCAGTTCCTGCGCCACTGCCGGGGACACCAGAAAACTGGCGCCAAGCAACGCTGCTGCGGTGAGTTTAGTTCTGATCATGGTCATTATACTCCTCCTTTAAGTGATGTCTGTCCGGACCGGATGCACAAATGAACGCTCCGAAACCAGGTTCGGTTGAAGATGAAAATAAGGGGTCACCCGGAGACCGTGTCATCTGCCGGACTCCGGCAGATTTCCGGGTGCATCGCCGATGCCCCAGCCGCCATCGACGGGAATATCCGCGCCGGTAATATAGGCGGCCGCCTCACTGCACAGCATCGACACCGGCGCAACGCAGTCCGCAGGACGGCCGGGTCGGCCCATGGGAATCTTGGCGGCGACCACCTGGCGAAATGTTGCATCGGCATAAAGATCCGCCATCCGCTCGGTTTCAATTGCGCCGGGGGAAACCACATTCATGGTGACGCCACCCGGTGCCACATCCCGGGCGATGGCGCGCAAGGCTGTCAATTGTGCCGACTTCAGGGCTGCATATACAACCGTTTCGGCGCGCGGCCTGGTGGCCAGAATGCTGCCGATGGCGATGACGCGGCCCCAGTTGCGCTCAACCATGGGAGGCACCAGATGGCTGATCAGCAACAGCAGGGAGGTGAAATTTGCTGCCACATGGGCGTTGATCGCAGCAGCGTCGATATTCTGCCAGGGGCGTCTTTCCTCAATCGCTGCGTTGGCGATCAGAATGTCCACCGGGCCGGTTTCCAGCACAGCTTGCGCCAGATCAGACACGGCCTGATGGTGCAGAAAATCAGCCTCAAGCACCGGGCAGGTATCAAACAGATGCGCAATATCATCGCTGGGCCGTGCACTGCCATGGCAATGCAGCACCAGATCGGCCCCGTCGGCCGCCAGCGCGCTGGCAATTGCATAGCCAATACCCGAATTGGCACCGGTCACGAAGGCACGTTTCCCAGAAAGAGGGCCTGTCCGATCAGCCATTGGCTACCTCGAAGGAAGCAATATTGGCGGCATCATAATGTTCGGCCAGAGCCTTCTGGGCGGCGCTCTCATCGCCGGCTGAAATGGCATCGTAAATCGCCTGATGCCGCAGAACGGTGGCCTTCCAATCCGCAGTGGTGCGGTTGCTGCGCCGGGAAAACAACTCGGACACTTCGCGCTGCACCGAGCGCATGCCCTCGACCTGGATCCGGATCATGGTGTTGCCGGTGGCCAGCGCCATGCCGTGATGAAAGTCGATATCCGCTTCGGTGAAATCTTCAGGCTGACCAATCGAGGTCCTCATTTTCTCAACTGCTTTCTGCATTACTGTCAGGCCGTTTTTGGCCCTGCGCCGGGCCGCGAGGCCGGCAATGCCTGACTCCAGAACCAGCCGCATTTCATTGGCTTCCTGCAGGCGTTTCAGGCTGGAGCGCACCGCATAGCCGTAAATCCGGTCCAGCGGCTCCCCGGTCATCGCCTTGGCGCGCGCCACCTTGCCCTGTTGGGTATGGATCAGTCCGGCTCCGGCCAGAAGTCGCAGCGCCTCGCGGG from Pararhizobium sp. IMCC3301 includes the following:
- a CDS encoding SDR family NAD(P)-dependent oxidoreductase, with amino-acid sequence MADRTGPLSGKRAFVTGANSGIGYAIASALAADGADLVLHCHGSARPSDDIAHLFDTCPVLEADFLHHQAVSDLAQAVLETGPVDILIANAAIEERRPWQNIDAAAINAHVAANFTSLLLLISHLVPPMVERNWGRVIAIGSILATRPRAETVVYAALKSAQLTALRAIARDVAPGGVTMNVVSPGAIETERMADLYADATFRQVVAAKIPMGRPGRPADCVAPVSMLCSEAAAYITGADIPVDGGWGIGDAPGNLPESGR
- a CDS encoding FadR/GntR family transcriptional regulator; this encodes MAKATTDNLTFNTQRAAPLRLADTVSDEIAAALFDGRIAPGDALPSEGEIARQFEVSKPIAREALRLLAGAGLIHTQQGKVARAKAMTGEPLDRIYGYAVRSSLKRLQEANEMRLVLESGIAGLAARRRAKNGLTVMQKAVEKMRTSIGQPEDFTEADIDFHHGMALATGNTMIRIQVEGMRSVQREVSELFSRRSNRTTADWKATVLRHQAIYDAISAGDESAAQKALAEHYDAANIASFEVANG